In Cynocephalus volans isolate mCynVol1 chromosome 13, mCynVol1.pri, whole genome shotgun sequence, a genomic segment contains:
- the PSTPIP2 gene encoding proline-serine-threonine phosphatase-interacting protein 2 isoform X1 produces MSRSLFKGNFWNEDILSTIGYDSIIQHLNNGRKNCKEFEEFLKERAAIEEKYGKDLLNLSRKKPCGQSEINTLKQALKVFKQQVDSVAQCHIRLAQTLREEARKMEEFREKQKLQRKKTELVMDAVHKQKSLQFKKTMEAKKNYEQKCRDKDEAEQAVNRTANLVNPKQQEKLFVKLATSKTAVEDSDKAYMLHVNMLDKVREEWQSEHIKACEVFEAQECERINFFRNALWLHVNQLSQQCVTSDDMCEQVRKSLELCSIEKDIEFFVNQRKTGQTPPAPIKYENFYCPQKNAASPGKASGPNLARRGPLPIPKSLPDDPDYSLIDNYSLLYQ; encoded by the exons AATGAGGACATCCTCAGCACCATCGGCTACGACAGCATAATCCAGCATCTGAACAATGGCCGTAAGAACTGCAAGGAGTTTGAAGAGTTTTTGAAAGAAAG GGCAGCGATTGAAGAGAAATATGGCAAAGATCTGCTCAACCTCTCTAGGAAGAAGCCATGTGGGCAGTCTGAGATCAA CACCCTGAAGCAGGCCCTCAAAGTCTTCAAGCAGc AAGTAGACAGTGTGGCACAATGTCACATTCGGCTTGCGCAGACTCTAAGAGAAGAGGCCAGGAAGATGGAAGAATTCAGGGAAAAGCAGAAGCTACAAAGGAAAAAG ACAGAGCTCGTAATGGATGCTGTCCATAAACAAAAGAGCTTACAATTCAAGAAAACCATGGAA GCAAAGAAGAACTATGAGCAGAAATGCCGAGACAAAGATGAGGCAGAACAAGCTGTCAACCGGACCGCCAACCTGGTAAACCCAAAGCAACAAGAAAAG CTTTTTGTGAAACTGGCAACTTCAAAGACTGCAGTAGAGGACTCTG ACAAAGCGTACATGCTGCACGTCAACATGCTGGATAAGGTCCGGGAAGAATGGCAGAGCGAGCACATCAAGGCCTGCGAG GTGTTTGAGGCTCAAGAATGTGAACGAATAAACTTCTTCCGGAATGCATTGTGGTTACATGTAAATCAGCTGTCACAACAATGTGTCACAAGTGATGAT ATGTGTGAACAAGTTCGTAAGAGTTTAGAACTGTGCAGCATTGAGAAGGACATTGAATTCTTTGTGAATCAACGCAAGACTGGACAGACTCCACCAG CACCCATCAAGTATGAGAATTTCTACTGCCCCCAGAAGAATGCAGCCTCACCAGGAAAGGCTAGTGGGCCTAACTTGGCAAG GAGAGGACCTCTCCCAATTCCTAAAAGTTTACCAG
- the PSTPIP2 gene encoding proline-serine-threonine phosphatase-interacting protein 2 isoform X2: MAKICSTSLGRSHVGSLRSKVDSVAQCHIRLAQTLREEARKMEEFREKQKLQRKKTELVMDAVHKQKSLQFKKTMEAKKNYEQKCRDKDEAEQAVNRTANLVNPKQQEKLFVKLATSKTAVEDSDKAYMLHVNMLDKVREEWQSEHIKACEVFEAQECERINFFRNALWLHVNQLSQQCVTSDDMCEQVRKSLELCSIEKDIEFFVNQRKTGQTPPAPIKYENFYCPQKNAASPGKASGPNLARRGPLPIPKSLPDDPDYSLIDNYSLLYQ; this comes from the exons ATGGCAAAGATCTGCTCAACCTCTCTAGGAAGAAGCCATGTGGGCAGTCTGAGATCAA AAGTAGACAGTGTGGCACAATGTCACATTCGGCTTGCGCAGACTCTAAGAGAAGAGGCCAGGAAGATGGAAGAATTCAGGGAAAAGCAGAAGCTACAAAGGAAAAAG ACAGAGCTCGTAATGGATGCTGTCCATAAACAAAAGAGCTTACAATTCAAGAAAACCATGGAA GCAAAGAAGAACTATGAGCAGAAATGCCGAGACAAAGATGAGGCAGAACAAGCTGTCAACCGGACCGCCAACCTGGTAAACCCAAAGCAACAAGAAAAG CTTTTTGTGAAACTGGCAACTTCAAAGACTGCAGTAGAGGACTCTG ACAAAGCGTACATGCTGCACGTCAACATGCTGGATAAGGTCCGGGAAGAATGGCAGAGCGAGCACATCAAGGCCTGCGAG GTGTTTGAGGCTCAAGAATGTGAACGAATAAACTTCTTCCGGAATGCATTGTGGTTACATGTAAATCAGCTGTCACAACAATGTGTCACAAGTGATGAT ATGTGTGAACAAGTTCGTAAGAGTTTAGAACTGTGCAGCATTGAGAAGGACATTGAATTCTTTGTGAATCAACGCAAGACTGGACAGACTCCACCAG CACCCATCAAGTATGAGAATTTCTACTGCCCCCAGAAGAATGCAGCCTCACCAGGAAAGGCTAGTGGGCCTAACTTGGCAAG GAGAGGACCTCTCCCAATTCCTAAAAGTTTACCAG